From Scatophagus argus isolate fScaArg1 chromosome 2, fScaArg1.pri, whole genome shotgun sequence, a single genomic window includes:
- the LOC124068901 gene encoding adhesion G protein-coupled receptor L1-like isoform X1 — protein MATSLWFLGVCALILAHVAPSGQAMSRAAMPFGLLRRELACEGYPIELRCPGSDVVMVETANYGRTDDKICDADPFQMENTQCYLPDALKIMAQRCNNRTQCVVVAGVDVFPDPCPGTYKYLEIQYECVPYKVDQKVFVCPGSLLSIQPASSLLEAEHQSGAWCKDPLQAGDRLYVMPWTPYRTEVLYEYASWDDYRQNRVTTTYKLPSRVDGTGFVVYDGAVFYNKERTRNLVKYDLRTRIKSGEAVVVNANYHDTSPYRWGGKSDIDLAVDENGLWVIYSTEANNGRIVVSQVNPYTLRFEGTWATGFDKRGASNAFMACGVLYAVRSIFQDDEGQAEGRVGSDMVVYAYDTSRGQELPVQIPFPNPYQYISSIDYNPRDNQLYVWNNYYVLRYPLQFTPPPPTKGPLSSLMTTVRSYTATVALTPVRPSASHPIGVINRGPFDQRPITAMVPLTPRPPLRVPLAPGGPGQVGGCEGRVARGVQWPPTLKGETVERPCPKGSLGIASYQCMQSPVGWSSRGPDLSNCTSPWVSQIAQKIKSGENAANIAGELVNLTRGRIYAGDVSMSVRLIEQLLDILDSQLQALRPANKESAARNYNKLQKRERTCRAYVQAVVQTVDNLLGPEALVSWADMSNVDQSRSASLLLDAVEKGAFLLANNLYEGRFSDRAPNVDLEVYVLNTEADIQDLTFPHSYDSDSILQISALALQQYSNNGQVKLVLTLYKNLGSFLTTQNSTLQLALGLGQGSDARRRSLVVNSHVISASVHRGSNRVYLSEPVIFTLRHLQLENHFGPNCSFWNASGVSGSGMWSMQGCRLLHTNNTHTTCACNHLSSYAVLMTYQQPAFGVGVEELLVYVVSWVGISVALVCLATCLTTLCCQGAAWHTDHSTIHCNLWANLLITELLFLVGAKKTQYTVVCSITAGLLHFSLLSVFCWLCLEGVELYLLQREVFEGRNSRRKYFYLCGYSIPGLVVAVSAAIDFRGYGSNTACWLRTDNYFIWSFLGPVALILTLNLVILVMTLHKMHGTAALKPDSSRHDNLRAWAVGSLTLLFLQSVTWSSGLMFLSAPSLLLAYLFSSLNTAQALLITILHCTLARKGQKDYGRCLRLSQCCVTSSSSSPDSVKGAALRSNSRYTSSQSRRATANRQSRIRRMWNDTVRRQTESSFIAADVNNTPTLNRAALGNHFLTNPVLQTHTGASPYDTMLAQGYNQPFTSTGTFRNKQKGSVSQSQESCGLDSVCLNGGYTPNTFTLHGLGTTPGSRAGVVGSTDLLREGGVGIGGDDISPALLTTHGATDLGSGTGMRRNLSDAAALEKMIISELVQSNLRPSVPMPVPPERYGSLARPHHHDRAALTHTATLTRHTQPPQEGWAATTQSNTRHNAQEGWPLTRHHTQDAEAPSTTRGQDHATTPRLQDGWSHSHISGDSESREPLKDGDRSLQGTLGRRGLQDRQQARPPDVQARPYSTLSRNPGTLSRHRNTVEPSGGTDRDRDRERERDRYRDRPLPPPPPPPPQDSEPLYKALEEPLLMKQREAGVETWRGGQDREKDETFLLKRDRMMDEWRGGTERGRDESFTSQKRDGEMDEWRGGMERGREESHLLEKRGGRMEVWRGGAETEQEETFITQKKDFGIDGWRGGMEREKDESIFLKDRDGWRAGIERETEKQKDRALDVWRGGMAIDREESFLFESKDGGLDAKKRGSIRYHGEREDSESFALPLTPDLDLDPDSSPIYGRDSNPSPLYPGDRRSPPLSIFPRSSPPTNIFAPRDTNSPPNNLYSRHSPQMYSRSSSPPRFYTRTSPPTLSYPDSSPEGPEEVSPTGQPQRPALELPYSLGRPPLGPRPNHLQTFYQPPPLASNGEAVYTAEHASEGDDGQMQRVTSL, from the exons ATGGCTACGTCACTGTGGttcctgggtgtgtgtgcgctcatTTTGGCTCACGTTGCCCCCTCTGGCCAAG CTATGTCCCGGGCCGCGATGCCTTTCGGGCTGCTGCGCAGGGAGCTGGCGTGCGAGGGTTACCCCATAGAGCTACGGTGCCCTGGAAGTGACGTGGTTATGGTGGAGACCGCCAACTATGGACGCACTGATGACAAGATCTGTGACGCAGACCCCtttcaaatggaaaacacacagtgttacCTCCCTGACGCGCTAAAGATTATGGCCCAgag GTGTAACAACAGGACTCAGTGTGTGGTGGTTGCAGGGGTTGACGTCTTCCCAGACCCCTGTCCTGGAACATACAAGTACCTGGAGATCCAGTATGAGTGCGTCCCATACA AAGTGGACCAAAAAG TTTTCGTGTGTCCTGGCTCACTGCTCAGCATCCAGCCGGCCTCCTCTCTCTTGGAGGCAGAGCATCAGTCGGGAGCTTGGTGTAAGGACCCGCTGCAGGCTGGTGACAGGCTGTATGTCATGCCGTGGACGCCATATAGAACAGAAGTGCTGTATGAGTATGCCTCCTGGGACGATTACCGTCAGAACAGAGTCACCACCACCTATAA GTTGCCTAGCCGCGTGGACGGTACAGGCTTTGTTGTATACGACGGTGCCGTGTTTTACAACAAGGAGCGCACACGCAATCTGGTCAAGTACGACCTGCGGACACGCATCAAGAGCGGTGAGGCAGTGGTGGTCAATGCCAACTACCATGACACCTCACCTTACCGCTGGGGAGGGAAGTCAGACATTGATCTGGCAGTAGATGAGAACGGCCTTTGGGTGATCTACTCTACCGAAGCCAATAATGGACGCATTGTGGTCAGCCAG GTGAATCCATACACCCTGCGCTTTGAGGGTACATGGGCCACCGGTTTTGACAAGCGTGGGGCGAGCAACGCGTTCATGGCCTGTGGTGTGCTCTACGCTGTGCGCTCTATCTTCCAGGATGATGAGGGGCAGGCGGAGGGCAGAGTAGGCAGCGACATGGTGGTTTATGCCTATGACACCAGCCGTGGACAGGAACTGCCCGTTCAAATACCATTCCCCAACCCTTACCAGTACATCTCCTCCATAGACTACAACCCCAGAGACAACCAGCTGTATGTGTGGAATAACTACTATGTGCTGAGATACCCGCTACAGTTCACACCGCCACCGCCCACGAAAG gtcccctctcctctcttatGACAACAGTTCGCTCCTACACGGCTACAGTCGCACTGACCCCAGTGCGCCCGTCGGCATCCCATCCAATTGGTGTCATCAACCGAGGACCCTTTGATCAGAGGCCGATCACAGCTATGGTCCCTCTGACCCCTCGTCCACCTCTGCGTGTCCCCTTGGCTCCCGGGGGCCCTGGTCAGGTGGGAGGATGTGAGGGCCGGGTGGCACGAGGGGTGCAGTGGCCACCCACCCTGAAGGGAGAAACAGTGGAGAGGCCCTGTCCTAAAGGGTCACTGG gtaTAGCTTCCTATCAGTGCATGCAGTCTCCAGTGGGTTGGAGCTCCAGAGGGCCTGACCTTTCCAACTGCACTTCTCCATGGGTCAGCCAAATTGCACAGAAG ATTAAAAGCGGAGAGAATGCAGCCAACATTGCCGGAGAGTTGGTCAATCTGACACGGGGGAGGATCTATGCCGGTGATGTCAGCATGTCCGTCAGGCTGATTGAACAGCTATTGGACATCTTGGACTCCCAGCTTCAGGCCTTGAGACCAGCCAATAAAGAGTCAGCAGCACGCAATTACAACAAG ctgcagaaaagGGAACGCACATGCAGAGCTTACGTTCAG gCGGTCGTTCAGACAGTTGATAACCTGCTGGGTCCTGAGGCTCTGGTGTCCTGGGCAGATATGAGCAATGTTGACCAGTCCCGCTCAGCATCGCTGTTGTTAGACGCAGTAGAAAAAGGAGCGTTTCTATTAGCTAACAATCTCTATGAAGGCCGCTTTAGTGACAGGGCACCAAATGTTG atcTGGAGGTGTATGTACTAAATACAGAGGCAGACATACAAGACCTGACGTTCCCTCACTCTTACGACAGCGACAGCATCTTGCAGATTTCAGCACTGGCTCTGCAACAGTACAGCAACAATG GCCAGGTGAAGCTGGTTCTTACTCTCTATAAGAACCTGGGCTCTTTCCTGACCACCCAAAACTCCACACTGCAACTTGCTCTGGGGCTAGGCCAGGGATCCGATGCCAGGCGTAGGAGCCTGGTGGTCAACTCACATGtcatctctgcctctgtgcaCAGAGGATCCAACAGAGTGTACCTGTCTGAGCCAGTGATCTTCACTCTCAGGCACCTGCAG CTGGAGAACCACTTTGGCCCCAACTGCTCTTTCTGGAATGCATCAGGGGTCTCTGGGAGTGGCATGTGGTCTATGCAGGGTTGCCGCCTGTTacacaccaacaacacacacacaacctgcgCCTGCAACCACTTGTCCAGCTATGCTGTCCTGATGACGTATCAGCAACCTGCT ttTGGAGTTGGTGTAGAGGAGCTTCTCGTCTATGTGGTTTCCTGGGTCGGCATCTCTGTAGCATTGGTGTGTCTGGCCACCTGCCTTACCACTCTGTGCTGCCAGGGGGCAGCATGGCACACAGACCACAGCACCATCCACTGCAACCTGTGGGCCAACCTGCTCATCACTGAGCTGCTCTTCCTTGTTGGTGCCAAGAAGACTCAGTATACA GTGGTGTGCTCTATCACTGCTGGCCTGCTGCACTTCTCACTTCTCTCAGTGTTTTGCTGGTTGTGTCTGGAGGGCGTGGAACTTTACTTGCTGCAGCGGGAGGTATTTGAGGGCCGTAACTCCAGGAGGAAGTATTTCTACCTGTGTGGCTACTCTATTCCTGGCCTGGTGGTGGCCGTGTCCGCAGCCATAGACTTCAGAGGCTATGGCTCAAACACTGC gtgctgGCTGCGAACAGACAATTACTTCATCTGGAGTTTCCTTGGACCTGTTGCTCTCATTTTGACG TTGAACCTGGTTATCTTGGTGATGACTTTACATAAGATGCATGGCACTGCTGCTTTGAAGCCAGACTCCAGTCGCCATGACAATCTGAG GGCATGGGCGGTGGGCTCCCTGACACTGCTCTTCCTGCAGAGCGTCACCTGGTCCTCAGGCCTGATGTTCCTGTCTGCTCCGTCTCTCCTCCTGGCTtacctcttctcctccctcaaCACGGCCCAGGCCCTCCTGATTACCATACTGCACTGCACCCTCGCCAGGAag GGTCAGAAGGATTATGGCAGATGCCTGCGTCTCTCGCAGTGCTGCGTCACTTCCTCTTCCAGCTCTCCGGACTCAGTAAAGGGTGCTGCCCTACGCTCCAACAGCCGTTACACCAGCAGCCAGAGTCGGAGAGCTACAGCTAACAGACAG AGTCGTATCAGGAGGATGTGGAATGACACCGTTCGCAGACAGACTGAATCTTCTTTCATAGCTGCAGACGTTAACAATACTCCCACTCTTAACAGAG CTGCGTTGGGGAACCATTTTCTTACTAATCCAGTGTTGCAAACTCATACTGGAGCCTCTCCCTATGACACAATGCTGGCCCAGGGATACAATCAACCCTTCACCTCCACAG GAACCTTCAGAAACAAGCAGA AGGGTAGTGTGTCCCAGAGCCAGGAGTCCTGTGGACTGGACAGTGTATGTCTCAATGGAGGCTACACTCCCAACACCTTCACCCTGCATGGGTTGGGAACCACACCTGGGTCCCGAGCTGGAGTGGTGGGCAGCACTGATCttctgagggagggaggagttgGAATTGGAGGGGATGACATCTCCCCAGCCCTCCTTACCACCCACGGGGCCACAGATCTGGGCAGTGGTACTGGAATGCGTCGTAATCTGTCTGATGCAGCTGCACTGGAAAAGATGATCATCTCAGAACTAGTGCAGAGCAACCTGAGGCCCTCAGTTCCCATGCCTGTCCCTCCTGAACGCTACGGAAGCCTGGCAAGGCCTCACCACCATGACAGGGCGGCTCTCACCCACACTGCCACTTTAACTCGACACACACAGCCACCCCAAGAGGGCTGGGCTGCCACCACGCAGTCAAACACACGACACAACGCACAAGAGGGCTGGCCACTTACAAGGCACCACACACAAGATGCTGAGGCACCATCCACAACACGTGGACAAGATCATGCCACCACACCACGCTTACAAGATGGTTGGTCACACTCACATATTTCTGGAGATTCTGAGTCCCGCGAGCCTCTTAAAGATGGGGATCGGTCGTTACAAGGCACTCTGGGCCGCCGTGGGCTCCAGGACAGGCAGCAAGCACGTCCCCCTGATGTTCAGGCTCGGCCCTACTCCACCCTGAGCCGCAATCCCGGTACCCTGTCCCGCCACCGCAACACCGTGGAGCCAAgtggagggacagacagagacagagacagggagagagaaagggatcGGTACCGGGACAGGCCcctcccaccacctcctccccctcccccacaaGATTCTGAGCCCCTGTACAAGGCTCTGGAAGAGCCGCTACtgatgaaacagagagaggcaggTGTAGAGACATGGAGAGGCGGccaggacagagagaaggacGAGACATTTCTcttaaaaagagacagaatgatggatgaatggaggggaggaacagagagagggagggatgagtCTTTTACCTCTcagaagagagatggagaaatggatgaatggagaggtggaatggagagagggagggaggaatcTCATCTGCTGGAGAAGAGAGGTGGAAGGATGGAGGTGTGGcgaggaggagcagagacagagcaggaagagaCATTTATAACGCAGAAGAAAGATTTTGGGATTGACGGATGGAGAGGtggaatggagagagagaaagatgaatcCATATTTTTAAAGGacagggatggatggagagcGGGAATTGAACGAGAGACTGAGAAACAGAAGGACAGAGCACTGGATGTGTGGAGGGGAGGGATGGCTATAGACAGGGAGGAATCTTTCCTGTTTGAGAGCAAAGACGGAGGACTTGACGCGAAGAAAAGAGGATCTATTCGTTATCATGGCGAACGAGAGGATTCTGAAAGCTTTGCTCTGCCTTTGACCCCTGACCTCGACCTTGACCCTGACTCCTCACCCATATATGGCAGAGATTCGAACCCGTCACCGCTCTACCCTGGAGATCGACGCTCGCCACCGCTCAGCATCTTCCCACGAAGCTCTCCCCCCACCAATATCTTTGCTCCTCGAGACACTAACTCACCTCCGAACAACCTCTACTCCCGCCACTCCCCCCAGATGTACAGCCGAAGCAGCTCCCCTCCTCGCTTCTACACCCGCACTTCCCCTCCAACCCTCTCGTACCCCGACAGCAGCCCTGAAGGTCCGGAAGAGGTCAGCCCCACTGGCCAGCCCCAGCGTCCCGCCCTGGAACTTCCCTACAGCCTGGGGAGACCCCCCCTGGGCCCTCGGCCCAATCACCTGCAGACCTTCTACCAGCCACCACCGCTGGCATCCAATGGAGAGGCAGTGTACACAGCAGAGCACGCCTCTGAGGGAGACGACGGACAGATGCAGCGAGTGACAAGCCTGTGA